The genomic region tgGAATAGACTTAGACCACTTTCAGAATTAACTGAATGTCCTATAAATGACTTAGAGCAATAAAGAACTATGAGTTTTATTCCAATGAATAGCTTTAATGAAATTCTGAACatttatgaattattttaaaaaagtaatcaGTTTTTATCATTTCGAGTTTTTAAGACtcttaaaatatttctgaagaACTGGAGGGATGTATGGTAGTAAGCACCTAACGCCTTTATGCTTTTCCTCCGTTACTGGTCTAGTGGTGGTGTATAATACAATTAGCTTAACATTTCCGTATATTTTTGGTCTTCCTCTTTtaggtgaaagatcaaaaacatGGATTTTAGAATCATTATAAGTGACATTAGAGCATATACCATACCCTACAACTCTTATTATACATTGTCTAGGAAATTATTTCCCAAAGTTCATCGAATTTGGTTCACGCTCTGAGTACTCTTATTAACATGTACCACAATTATCAACATCCACTACGTTTCCGTTAAGAATTTAGAAACTAACCTCGTGTATATAAAAGCCCTTAGGCATTTTGTAATGCTTCTCTATGAAtaacaaataatgaaaataatcatttttctctcaattaaaaaaaaacatgtccgAAATATcatttgcatatatacatattgctCATTTACTTCAGTAGTGGCATAATCCagaagcattttttaaataagaatgCAGAAATGCTTGTGGTCATCTTTTAACAACATCTCATTAGatgcaaatatttatgtctTTGCTTTTACTTAGGGAGACGcactaaattgaaaactttgactCCATTTTTCTTGACATTTTGCTTTTTGAGTTATGCcactattgaagtaaatgaaCGATAGtagatatgcatttatttgtttacaccTCGTCCCGTGCAATCATTTAATAGACCTCACGGTAATGTCAACTGAAGCACTTGAATGAATTTCATATGAAAACTGACGTGGAAAGACCTCCCAAAGCGATACTTACCGGAGTTCATAAACTCTGCACTTGAAGAAAtacttgacaaaaaataacaataatgatGTGACAATTTTGTATAGGCACTTCAACTCTCACTGATATGTGACACTCGAGACTGTAACAATAACAGAAATAGCAATCGGTCAGCAAGATGGCAACAACCTACGAACAACTGGCGCACCAACAGTCATTTCGAAGACTTGATCATAACAAAAGTGCGGCTGATGGGGTACTTGACGAAATAGAGAAAGACAACCAACCACATTTCCAAAGGTACACCAATGCGAACCGATCAAACAATGCACGAGCAGAGAACCCCATATGCATGGTGTGCTATGCTGCGTGattgtgtatgtaagtagtcaTGTTTGCATGTTTAAGGTGGCTGAATTCGACTTGGTTCTACGTACTTTTGTTCAATGCCAAGAAACGCAAGCTCTGAGGAACCTCATCAGTCGATATTTCGAGTTGGCGCTGTAGTGTTCGCGCAAGCATCCAGTAGCCTCGACATCTTTAAATCCccatgtgtgtgcgtatgtgcgtGCAATATGTGGGGCATATGTTGCTGCCTGTCAAGCGCTCGAGCGAGAACGCAACATTTCCACGATTCCAGTGTCACTCCGTGTTAGCCGCAACACATACTGTGACACGCCGCTTCGAGCTCCTCACAAGCGGAACACAATGCCACTAAATTGTCGCATTGCCACAggacacacatacatttgtagaAAGCGATATGCGCACTATTGTATGCTTACGTATGTGGATGTTTATACGTCACAAAATATATAAGTAGGTGTGGTGGTAGTATAGATACATACGTACGCCTCTATGCAGGAAGGTGTAAAGGTGTACAACGAGGGTTCGAGGAAGCCGCGTCCTTGCATGGCTCGTTGCGCTTGTTTACACATCACATTGTCGAATACGAAGCGTTTGAGGTTATTTTATGGACATGTTTACTCAATGACAAGGGTCCATAGCAAGCCACTTGACAGCCCTGATGCGAATTATgaacatgtacgagtatgtgtgcgtAAGTGTGTTCGAGCTGAAGAATTGAGGAGATGTTGAGTGTGTAATTTGTGGCAGAATCAGTTTTTAATATGAatgtaatttaaagttttattccAATTCAACACTTGATTgctctttttttctctttcagaTTCTATCAGCAACACATTTTGAGTTGGTTGTGGGTAGTGTCGGGATCGCCATGCGGTATCCATGCACTCGAGAGTGTACGATTAGTATTCATTACAACAATAACTGCTTTTCCAGTAAGATCAATAATGTCAGCAAGAACGTAGAGCGAGTACTTCTAGTCTTACCTACTGCAACCACTGCAATAACGCTAATCTGCGCAAAACGGCGGCTTAATGAATATTAATCAGGAAAAGTCCAGTAACGGATTCCAGCAGCGACATCCAGCACAGCAATATCCGCAAGCACAACACTATCCGCTCCCACTACCGGCAACACTGCAGTCAGCGTCTGCTGCTGCCGCCGCCGCCATTGCCACTGGTCCACATTCGCTCTCGACGAGCTCACAGCTGCAAGACCTCGAGCTTGAATATCTGAAGAAGGCGCACGCTCACGCTCAAGCTCATGCGCAAGCACAGGCCGCCGCACTGGTCTACAGCTACGAGCGCCAACAGCTACAACATCAGCACCACCAACAACaattgcagcagcaacaacaagcgcTTGTGCGGCGCTCAAGCTCCGATCACGAACTGTCCAACAAACGGAACGCCCATCATCATCAGCTTAATACAACAACCACCTCCACAGCGTCAATGGTTATGTCACCGAGTCGCCGTCCGTCGCCACCCCGCGCAGCAGCTCATCCCATGAATATGCATCTGAGTTCATTGGCCCATGCGCAGATGCAACTTCAATCCCAATTGCATCAGAAGCTTTCGGCAGCGGCCTCGGTTGGGAACAGTTTGACACCGCCAAATCATTTAAGCAATTATTTTCGCAATCAGGCTTCTCCAGCTTGTGGTCTACCCCCACCACCGCCACCTCCAGCAACATCCAACTCTAGCTCTAGCACAATAAGCACGCAACAACAGCATTCACCAGCCAGTTCGTCTTCCACCAGCGCGAGTACACCTGGTGGAAATATTCAGCAGACTGTAAATATGAGCTCATCTCACAACCCGCATAATCCACTTAGCCACTTGCAAAGCATGCAACCTTTCGATTTTCGCAAAATAAGTTCTGCGGCGTTTGGTACTTTGCCACCTCTGCCACCAGCGCGGATGAGTCCAAATGAGCTGGCGCATCATCAGCACCTGCAGCAGCAGGCAGCGCAGCAAGCGGCAATGCTAGCCCAAGCGCGCCGACGTATCAACGAAGCTTCCACTCCATCCGAGAAGAACGCGGCAGTCGCTGCAGCTGCGGCTGCTGCAGCCCAAAGCAACCAGTTCTTCAACGCGATGGCTATGTCGGGACATCCGCTGCCATTTCCTCTACCGCCACCTCCACCACCACCGCCCACGCTCGGCCCACCCGGCACTTCCCCTACGGGTGTACCAACAGCATCCAGCTTACCTCCGGGCCTGACTAGTAATCAAGTAGCGGCGATAGCTGCAGCGGCTGCAGCTTCTGGTAATCCGATGCCCCACAGTCTCCTGGCGTCACACTTTCCCACAATCAATCATAACCTTAACATAGGGAAGCAAGCTATAAGATCGAAATCCCCAGAAACTGAAGAGACAAAGCTTTCTATACATCAGACCGAAAGTGGAAATATGGGACACTTACGCGAAGGGGCAGGCTCATTGCACGCGCAACACCCACCTTCCCATCGCCTCCATCATCACTCGGTTTCTCCACCCACTTCCATTGGCTCTACAGCCATCTCTAATTCATACCAAAGTCAGCATCATGAATCTCGTCAATCGCGATCAAGTCACATGGATCATTCATCTTCTCATTCCTCGCAGCGACTTACGCGATTTTCCGCTGGTGTAAGCTTGCGCCCCGGACGGAAATCTCATTCGCCGGGCAAGCGTCAATGGGGCACTTTACCAGCTAATTTGGGCACACAGTTCATTAATCCGGTCACAGGCAAAAAACGCGTACAATGCAACGTCTGCTTAAAGACATTTTGTGACAAAGGTGCGCTGAAAATCCATTTTTCCGCGGTACATTTGCGAGAGATGCATAAATGCacagtagatggctgtagtatGATGTTCAGTTCTCGCCGATCTAGGAATCGCCACAGTGCCAATCCGAATCCAAAGCTACATTCTCCACACCTCAGGCGTAAAATATCACCCCACGACGGGCGCACAGCTCAACCTCATCCTTTGCTTTTACAACCACCGAACGGGCTAATGGCGGGTCTCAATCCATTTGGTAGTTTTCCGCTACTCACACCACCGCCCGATATGAGACACCATCAAATGACTAGTATGCACGATATTAAACATGGATCAGCTGACTTCATGCACCGTTCATACATGGACAGCGCCATGCTTGGGCGTTATGACACACGCTCTCGTCATCGACAAGGCAGTGAAGGTCATTTGGAAGATGATGAAGACGATAGCATATTAGATGGTGGTATTCATATAGGGGACGATGACgacgatgatgacgatgatgatgacgaaGGAGAGGGTATTGTGGTGGTGGGGGATGAAGGTGACAGTATTTTAGAGAAAACTAATTCAGAAGACTACAATACTGATGGTGGCGGAGACGAAGCTTCCGACATAGGAGACAACAGCCACGATATGGATCTCACTACACCTACGACTGACTACAAGCATACCAAAGAACCATCTTCCAATAAGGTACCGAGCGGTGACTGCGATGTCGAGTCGGGTGTGGCTGACCAGCATAGCAGCGAAAGTAACGACGATTCACTGAGTGTAACCGATTCGTTCAGCATGCGAGGTGATTTCGAAAGTTCTACCTTTCCAGGCGTGGGTAGTGGAGGCAGCAGTAGTACTGCAAACACCCCTGGCTCCACATCGAACAAACGCAAACGAAAAAGTCAGAACCCAGTTCGATGTACCGTGCAATCGGATGAAAACTCCTGTGATAACTCCAACGAATACGATGTAGCCGCCGATTTGTCGCTGAAAAAATCAGTTCCAAAAGCGAGTTCTGAGGCTGAGGATAACGAAACAAAGGGTGACGATTCTCAAGATAATGCATCTTTAGATTTGTCCAAACGAACTCGAAAATCCGAGAGTCCAGGACCAACGGTGGCTATTGCGAATACCACCGAGAGTACAAAAGTTCTTCCGTCACCACCGCTGACACCATCAACTTCAACTAGTGAACCCACGGCTTTGGCACGCTCACATTTATTTTCCAACACACAACTTAAATCAGAACCGATTGACGAAGAATATGAACGACAACAAGATCTGCAGAATGGATCTGACACAAGCCAACCACAAGAGCAGGAACACTCATTAGACTTATCCGCCACACACAGAAGAAAGTCAGAATATTTGATGGACACAGGTACTTTGAATGCCACTTCTCCAGGTGATAGTGAAAAACCACTGGCTTCGATCAAACAGGAACTCGTCGAAGAACACCCTCTTGAATCAGAAACAAAGATAAATCCAGacgaaaacgaaaataaattattaaggaTAAAAAGTGAGCTGGTAGAAGATGAGAGCAAATTAGAATGtccaatcaaaaataataataacaacatcgTTCCGTCAAATGATGCAACAAAGTGTAGAGACAAGCCCGACATTCCAATGGTGCCGGTTGAGTCTCTCCCACAGCAAACCAGCGATGAAACCAATGGAGATTTTTTGTCTGAAGAAGCTGAAGTGCCCATCGACAAAGATAACCCGCTTAAATGCACGGCTTGTGGGGAGGTATTCCAGAATCACTTCCATTTAAAAACCCACTACCAAAATGTCCACTTGAAACTGCACCACAAATGCAATATTGACGGTTGCAATGCTGCCTTTCCTTCGAAACGAAGCCGGGACCGTCACAGCTCCAATCTTAATTTGCATCGCAAATTGTTATCAACGGGCGACAATCACCATCACGACAACTTAGCCGAACATATGGCAGTGAACAATAACAAAGGTTTCGGCAGTACTACCAATCCAGCCTGTGGTATACCGAATTCAATTCAAGCCGAATTTTTGGCTCGACTCTATGCCGGTTCTCACGGTTTGCCACCACTCAGCTTTGACGCACTGAAATCACATTTGCCGACGGTAATGCCGCACGCTCAAAATTTCCCAGACACAGCTTTTATGGCTGATCCGCGTCTACTCCTAAATCACCCAACTAATCCATTGCTCTTCCCTGGACTAACGGGGCTTCCAGGCTTCACGCATTTGGCACCTCATCTACTGGCTGCGCCCTTCAATGGCCTTAATCCATTCTGTCGACGCCCATCATCCGATTCCCACTCACCACACTCCACACCACCACCAACTGTAGCGCGTTCACCGCGCTGTTCTCCACACAGCGGAGGACCACCACATCCAAAAACCTTATCCGAACGATCCTACCAAGGCTCACCGACTGACTGCGATTTCAGCGCAGAATCACCGGCGGGGTCCGAAAAGGCGAACGCGATACCAATAAGTGCAAACGCATCACATTTGCACCAACCACCGCCGCAACGTCAGACGCCCGAAAGGATCTCATGACCATATGCAACGCGCTACGCGGAAATGATGGCTTACCGACACTGATACAGTCGACGATGTGAGTGGCCCAGCGGGGGAGTCGAGGAATGACAGAGTCGTCGATGCGTCCAATGTATTGAGGTGCAATATTGTATACTAGTGAtcaaacatacaaacacacacaaacccatatgtacacaaaaaaaaactggctCACGCGACGAGAAAAGCTCATTAACTTATTATACAAGTATTGTGTATGTGagagtaaattttaatttagcaaATAGCGAGTATTGTACTGTAGTTTTAGAGCGAAAGAGATAGTTGCGTTTATCGGCCACAATCGCATGTATATTACCAAAAGTGGTggcaaatataaataatgaaattatgaaATCGTGTATTAACAATTTAAGAGTTTAGAACGAAACAACATATGATAGATATAAAGTATTAAGGGAGTAGTACTCAATATTAATATTCGATTTCGCGTAGAAAAATTGATGATAAAGTATTCTGGACCGTAAGGTGtgtatgtgaatgtgtgtgcaATAGCAGGAAAGGCGGcgagaattttaatttatttttggttattgaagtgaaaatttGTAGGTTTGGTCTGAAGGCTTCTAATAAATTCTACACAAATTGAATGTAagccttttttaattaaaaaaaagaagaaagatacTTAAAAGCATCCAaaataattcatatacatatgtatatacatatatatacttatatatgtattgtatttttttccttgttcactccactcgggagcatagggcctcaacaatactcagtcttgcgttggtttcgttaatctattttgttttctaacagagtaggtgattagcctgccgctatcagtcctaagtagtgggaatacccacctgtcgttgcttataatacgttcacatataagtagatgatctacttttccgcgcttaactcaaaatccgtagtAAAAaacgcgatttcccatacaaaatttctttcccaaaatctgagattataaaataatcgtagataataacgatacctTTTGACATACAGCcgtgtgttttctgtgttatcgataattattattgcgaatgtaagaagaaacatcaaaataaaaactaaatgaaatgaaataaacatagttctaatacaatttttattaaatattattaattatgaattcattttacagaaaaagaaAGAGTGTCCATAAAGGTTTTGTCGTCTTATTACTtactataaaatgtaatatcgaatttcccatgcgcattgctgccataattttttgcaatctcagtaaacgtcgcatacggatttcctccaactttttttattagcagccaattgcgaaattaaattagctattccttctccttgtatttccTTCATAtccttaataataattaaagaaaccaaaaacaccgaaatattccaccaaaataatttctatgaagaaaaacctctcaaagcagtattgacagctgattgcagattttgcaggtaatttttcatatgtgaacgggtgcattaatttggtggatttataggtgactaatgcatatgtgaacgtattattagaaacaacgccttcttactgattgaagcgccatctgtgtgtcacatttttctggcagaaggatcacacaggtggttgaggacttcgctaaatttggtgtgtctgcgctattaccgcgatttcccgcttcctcttgctggcggcACTGATGCAACGTGTTACACTGTAACTTTTTCTTTggattttttgcttgttttagcaggaGTAAAGATTGGAAGGATACGGTTGTTGGGGttcaggaatattgtttttttggcTTGGTAGGCTGGTGAATTTGcgctatatatttatatatacgatCCTGTAACTCCTAGTTGGGATGTCTAAAAATAATTCATATTCCACGATATTTCGTTTATCTTCCTTACTGAAATCGATGagataaaaaccaaatattaaTTGATCAACTTTTTTACAGGGCCGTAAGTGTTTTTAATGTCCATCTTTTTTTATAGACTCCAGAGGTGCAATTCGTTAGACGCAACCATTTAAAAGTACAATtagatatttaatatttttacagcaaagaatttctaaaaaacgAAGGCCCGTTTCGGCCCGTTTTAGTCCGTTTCGCTAACGAAAGTCAGCTAAGAAATTCACCAGCCAAAAACCAATTAGACCTAACTAGAATAAGTTAAGATTCCTATAGGTTTCAGTGTGGTGAAT from Anastrepha obliqua isolate idAnaObli1 chromosome 2, idAnaObli1_1.0, whole genome shotgun sequence harbors:
- the LOC129238856 gene encoding uncharacterized protein LOC129238856, with product MNINQEKSSNGFQQRHPAQQYPQAQHYPLPLPATLQSASAAAAAAIATGPHSLSTSSQLQDLELEYLKKAHAHAQAHAQAQAAALVYSYERQQLQHQHHQQQLQQQQQALVRRSSSDHELSNKRNAHHHQLNTTTTSTASMVMSPSRRPSPPRAAAHPMNMHLSSLAHAQMQLQSQLHQKLSAAASVGNSLTPPNHLSNYFRNQASPACGLPPPPPPPATSNSSSSTISTQQQHSPASSSSTSASTPGGNIQQTVNMSSSHNPHNPLSHLQSMQPFDFRKISSAAFGTLPPLPPARMSPNELAHHQHLQQQAAQQAAMLAQARRRINEASTPSEKNAAVAAAAAAAAQSNQFFNAMAMSGHPLPFPLPPPPPPPPTLGPPGTSPTGVPTASSLPPGLTSNQVAAIAAAAAASGNPMPHSLLASHFPTINHNLNIGKQAIRSKSPETEETKLSIHQTESGNMGHLREGAGSLHAQHPPSHRLHHHSVSPPTSIGSTAISNSYQSQHHESRQSRSSHMDHSSSHSSQRLTRFSAGVSLRPGRKSHSPGKRQWGTLPANLGTQFINPVTGKKRVQCNVCLKTFCDKGALKIHFSAVHLREMHKCTVDGCSMMFSSRRSRNRHSANPNPKLHSPHLRRKISPHDGRTAQPHPLLLQPPNGLMAGLNPFGSFPLLTPPPDMRHHQMTSMHDIKHGSADFMHRSYMDSAMLGRYDTRSRHRQGSEGHLEDDEDDSILDGGIHIGDDDDDDDDDDDEGEGIVVVGDEGDSILEKTNSEDYNTDGGGDEASDIGDNSHDMDLTTPTTDYKHTKEPSSNKVPSGDCDVESGVADQHSSESNDDSLSVTDSFSMRGDFESSTFPGVGSGGSSSTANTPGSTSNKRKRKSQNPVRCTVQSDENSCDNSNEYDVAADLSLKKSVPKASSEAEDNETKGDDSQDNASLDLSKRTRKSESPGPTVAIANTTESTKVLPSPPLTPSTSTSEPTALARSHLFSNTQLKSEPIDEEYERQQDLQNGSDTSQPQEQEHSLDLSATHRRKSEYLMDTGTLNATSPGDSEKPLASIKQELVEEHPLESETKINPDENENKLLRIKSELVEDESKLECPIKNNNNNIVPSNDATKCRDKPDIPMVPVESLPQQTSDETNGDFLSEEAEVPIDKDNPLKCTACGEVFQNHFHLKTHYQNVHLKLHHKCNIDGCNAAFPSKRSRDRHSSNLNLHRKLLSTGDNHHHDNLAEHMAVNNNKGFGSTTNPACGIPNSIQAEFLARLYAGSHGLPPLSFDALKSHLPTVMPHAQNFPDTAFMADPRLLLNHPTNPLLFPGLTGLPGFTHLAPHLLAAPFNGLNPFCRRPSSDSHSPHSTPPPTVARSPRCSPHSGGPPHPKTLSERSYQGSPTDCDFSAESPAGSEKANAIPISANASHLHQPPPQRQTPERIS